The following are encoded together in the Pedobacter sp. D749 genome:
- a CDS encoding S41 family peptidase: MKKDSIAILVFLFFSLSANAQVGKNLIPLKVDKVTADLTLKQGEETSFSFLLKKDFYYSITVEQKGIDVTIRLKDYNGKTIQDVDSPNGRFGSEKIVFSPDCTANFTLTVKPLADTTNAKEGNYSVLIQSPPKKLKQLSCKDLEQDFNILKNAFIETHVGLWYNTYTQFDSLCNVQKSKIRDKMTALDFYQLVAPVVNYTKEGHSAIQPAEETNNYIRQNGRYFPFLVKILDKRVYILNDLDNYKTKGMLISKINGNSIETIMQQFLTIEPADGYNTTSKYRWIETAFSKYYLRFFEQQPNAFNLELINPKTSEKISFSQIPASSFKQYGKFVSKETKSILNYGYKESATLKIDTLNSTATLTVNTFSTSNYKDGRKGFKEFLANGFQDIAAHKIQHLVVDIRKNEGGAQGMEDHLMSYLIDKEYLKYKYAEIPSFTYSFLDYTEYRDKSSQDDFEKELRGEFYRSNDGRYLDIPGKYKSDTPQVNHFMGDVYILISGLSFSGGSEFAALAKNYTKAHFIGEETGGGYYGNTSGYFIHYTLPNSKLTGRIPLIKFVVEEKQNGIPFGHGIMPDYEVQPKIEEYLNGYDTEMEFVKKLIKNK, translated from the coding sequence ATGAAAAAAGATAGCATCGCCATCCTTGTTTTTTTATTTTTTAGTCTTTCCGCAAATGCTCAGGTTGGCAAAAACCTGATTCCGCTTAAAGTAGACAAAGTAACAGCCGATTTAACGTTAAAGCAAGGCGAAGAAACCTCATTCAGTTTCCTGCTAAAGAAAGACTTTTATTATTCGATAACCGTTGAACAAAAAGGGATTGATGTTACAATCCGTTTGAAAGATTATAACGGAAAAACCATACAGGATGTAGATTCGCCAAATGGCAGGTTTGGCAGCGAAAAAATCGTTTTCTCGCCCGATTGCACAGCTAATTTCACCCTCACGGTTAAACCCTTAGCTGATACAACTAATGCAAAGGAAGGTAATTATTCGGTTTTGATTCAAAGTCCGCCCAAAAAGTTAAAACAGTTAAGTTGCAAAGACCTCGAGCAAGATTTTAATATCCTGAAAAATGCTTTTATAGAAACACATGTTGGCCTTTGGTACAATACCTATACCCAATTCGACAGTCTCTGCAATGTACAAAAGAGCAAGATAAGGGATAAAATGACCGCTTTGGATTTTTATCAGCTTGTTGCTCCCGTGGTTAACTATACCAAAGAAGGACATAGCGCGATTCAGCCTGCTGAGGAAACGAATAATTACATCAGGCAAAACGGCAGGTACTTTCCTTTTTTAGTAAAGATTCTAGACAAAAGGGTTTATATCCTGAATGATCTGGATAATTATAAAACCAAAGGAATGCTGATTTCCAAAATTAACGGAAATAGTATTGAAACCATCATGCAGCAATTTCTAACCATAGAACCAGCTGATGGTTACAATACCACAAGCAAATACCGCTGGATAGAAACGGCCTTCTCCAAATATTACCTGCGTTTTTTCGAACAACAGCCCAATGCATTTAATCTTGAACTAATCAACCCTAAAACCAGCGAAAAGATTAGCTTTAGCCAGATACCAGCATCGAGTTTTAAACAGTATGGCAAATTTGTATCAAAAGAAACAAAATCTATCCTCAATTACGGCTATAAAGAGTCTGCCACATTAAAGATCGACACGCTGAACAGCACAGCAACGCTAACGGTGAATACATTTTCGACCAGTAATTACAAAGACGGGAGAAAGGGTTTTAAGGAATTTCTGGCAAATGGTTTCCAAGACATTGCAGCTCATAAAATACAGCACCTTGTTGTCGATATCAGGAAAAACGAAGGCGGTGCACAAGGCATGGAAGATCACCTGATGTCGTACCTGATCGATAAAGAATATCTTAAATACAAATATGCAGAAATTCCATCCTTTACCTATTCCTTTCTCGATTATACCGAATATCGTGATAAAAGTTCGCAGGATGATTTCGAGAAAGAACTGAGGGGCGAATTTTACCGCAGCAATGATGGGCGTTATCTGGACATACCTGGAAAATATAAAAGTGATACTCCACAGGTAAATCATTTTATGGGCGACGTGTACATCCTAATCAGTGGTTTATCTTTTTCTGGTGGTTCGGAATTTGCTGCATTGGCGAAAAACTACACGAAGGCGCATTTTATAGGCGAAGAAACAGGCGGTGGATATTACGGAAATACCAGTGGCTATTTTATCCATTATACTTTACCTAATTCCAAATTAACTGGCCGTATTCCGCTTATTAAATTTGTTGTTGAAGAAAAACAAAACGGCATTCCATTCGGTCATGGTATAATGCCAGATTACGAAGTTCAGCCTAAAATTGAAGAATATTTAAACGGTTACGATACTGAAATGGAGTTTGTTAAAAAACTCATTAAAAACAAATAA
- a CDS encoding AraC family transcriptional regulator, translating into MNIKGVDNILADTHNISTYHKIPILDGLELLNAKKHTIDFPFHTHDTFNIALILNQTFYTKLNDKFLQAPIGTLSITNPHEVHATPCDNKLGNSFFTFYVSPDVLKTLNKGRDVFFEDKIIYDQDIFSNFYYLSNHFNNPEVNLEKKLLSVLEKLVARYAINLPFEYKKTALFQSFISENLMEKFSLTDTAKRFGLDKYKFLRLFKHETGLTPNNYILLQRIEKCKKLITKETDLMDVAIETGFYDVAHLSRHFKRFTGVTPSEYKRA; encoded by the coding sequence TTGAATATCAAAGGTGTAGATAACATATTAGCTGATACCCACAACATCAGCACCTACCATAAAATACCCATTTTAGATGGTCTGGAATTGTTAAACGCCAAAAAGCACACCATTGATTTCCCTTTCCACACACACGATACCTTTAATATTGCACTGATTTTAAATCAGACTTTCTACACAAAACTTAACGATAAATTTTTACAGGCACCGATTGGTACACTTTCAATCACCAATCCACACGAAGTGCATGCAACTCCCTGCGATAATAAACTGGGCAATTCTTTCTTCACTTTCTACGTTTCGCCTGATGTACTCAAAACCTTAAACAAGGGCCGCGACGTTTTTTTTGAAGATAAGATCATCTACGATCAGGACATTTTCAGCAATTTTTATTACTTATCCAACCATTTTAACAATCCGGAAGTTAACCTCGAAAAGAAACTGCTTAGCGTTTTAGAGAAACTGGTTGCGCGTTATGCTATTAACTTGCCTTTTGAATATAAAAAAACAGCACTGTTTCAAAGTTTTATCAGCGAAAACCTGATGGAAAAATTTTCTTTAACAGATACTGCAAAACGTTTTGGATTGGATAAATATAAATTCCTGCGCTTATTTAAACACGAAACAGGTTTAACACCCAACAATTACATCCTGCTACAGCGGATAGAAAAATGTAAAAAACTCATCACCAAAGAAACAGATTTGATGGATGTTGCCATCGAAACGGGCTTTTATGATGTGGCACACCTATCAAGGCACTTCAAACGCTTTACCGGTGTAACACCTTCCGAGTATAAAAGGGCTTAA
- a CDS encoding malate dehydrogenase, with translation MKVTVVGAGAVGATCADNIARKELANELILLDIKEGFAEGKAIDMMQTATLLGFDTKITGVTADYSKTAGSDVVVITSGLPRKPGMTREELIGINAGIVKGVAENILKFSPEAIFIVISNPMDTMTYLALKSLGLPKHRIIGMGGTLDSSRFKFYLSQALSCNPNDLQGFVIGGHGDTTMIPLTRLATYQSLPVSNLLDKATLDKVAADTMVGGATLTGLIGTSAWYAPGAAGAALVEAILRDEKKLFTCCVSLEGEYGQQDICLGVPVIIGRSGWEKIIDFKLTEDEQASFNKSADAVRNMNSVLAEMKLV, from the coding sequence ATGAAAGTAACGGTTGTTGGCGCAGGCGCAGTTGGTGCCACTTGTGCAGATAATATTGCCCGCAAAGAATTAGCGAACGAACTTATTTTATTGGATATTAAAGAAGGTTTTGCCGAAGGTAAAGCAATCGACATGATGCAAACTGCTACCCTTTTGGGCTTCGACACGAAAATTACAGGGGTAACTGCCGATTACAGCAAAACCGCTGGTTCTGATGTGGTAGTTATTACTTCGGGTTTGCCACGTAAACCAGGAATGACCCGCGAAGAGCTGATCGGCATTAATGCGGGTATTGTTAAAGGCGTTGCCGAAAATATTTTAAAATTCTCTCCAGAGGCGATCTTTATCGTGATCAGTAATCCGATGGATACCATGACTTATCTCGCCTTAAAATCGTTAGGTTTACCTAAACATCGTATTATTGGTATGGGCGGAACTTTAGATAGTTCACGTTTCAAGTTCTATTTATCCCAGGCTTTAAGTTGCAACCCGAACGATTTACAGGGTTTTGTAATTGGCGGTCACGGCGATACCACCATGATCCCGCTAACCCGTTTAGCCACTTACCAAAGTTTACCGGTAAGCAATTTGTTGGATAAAGCTACGCTCGATAAAGTTGCTGCTGATACTATGGTTGGCGGTGCTACTTTAACGGGTTTAATCGGAACTTCGGCATGGTATGCACCTGGTGCTGCAGGTGCCGCATTGGTTGAAGCCATTTTACGTGATGAGAAAAAATTGTTCACCTGTTGCGTTTCGCTTGAAGGAGAATACGGACAACAAGATATCTGCTTAGGTGTGCCGGTAATTATTGGCCGTAGCGGCTGGGAAAAAATTATTGATTTTAAACTAACAGAAGATGAGCAGGCCTCATTTAATAAAAGTGCCGATGCAGTAAGAAATATGAATAGTGTACTGGCTGAAATGAAACTGGTTTAA
- a CDS encoding lipocalin family protein, whose protein sequence is MENKPISNIDYKAFEGKWYSLYSIPTLMDKHWKQTTETYTLADDDHFDVYTTYHKDGKPEEKSITSKLFFDEEKANGDMKAQFLWPFKIGYWIIELADDYSYVVVGHPDEKYLFIMAREPKMEADLLVHIIERCRQKGYEVSELVSQEHF, encoded by the coding sequence ATGGAAAACAAACCCATTTCTAATATCGATTACAAAGCCTTTGAGGGTAAATGGTATTCTTTATATTCTATCCCCACCTTAATGGATAAACATTGGAAGCAAACCACCGAAACTTATACGTTGGCGGACGATGATCATTTTGATGTGTACACCACTTACCATAAAGATGGAAAACCAGAAGAAAAATCGATTACTTCAAAGCTATTTTTTGACGAGGAAAAAGCTAATGGTGACATGAAAGCCCAGTTTTTATGGCCTTTTAAGATTGGTTATTGGATTATAGAACTGGCTGATGATTATAGTTATGTAGTGGTTGGGCATCCCGATGAAAAATACCTCTTTATCATGGCCCGTGAACCTAAAATGGAAGCCGATTTGTTGGTGCATATTATAGAACGATGCAGGCAGAAAGGATACGAGGTGAGTGAGTTGGTGAGCCAGGAGCACTTTTAA
- a CDS encoding DUF6624 domain-containing protein encodes MKFILLSIFIFGTISMASAQKQINIELKKQLDSILQLDQGIREFGDTETSEKSKDTIAALFNSSKEVLQKSQWMIMKEIDSIHLKKVEAIVAKYGYPGKTLVGEPANTTVFYVIQHNPGNIPKYYPLIEKAGKSGELPFKYAAMMLDRKLSNEGKEQIYGTQVYSLQIVNSKTGKKEFFQYVIPIKDAKNVNQRRKKAGFDTTVEENTRRFGFVYKVYTLDEIKKITKPSN; translated from the coding sequence ATGAAATTCATTTTACTCTCTATCTTCATCTTTGGAACCATCTCAATGGCATCTGCGCAAAAGCAGATTAATATAGAATTAAAAAAGCAACTCGATTCTATTTTACAACTTGATCAAGGTATTAGAGAATTTGGAGACACAGAAACCTCTGAAAAAAGCAAAGACACTATTGCAGCATTATTTAATTCTTCGAAAGAGGTACTTCAAAAAAGTCAATGGATGATAATGAAGGAAATAGATTCCATTCACCTTAAAAAAGTTGAAGCCATTGTTGCAAAATATGGTTATCCCGGAAAAACACTTGTTGGCGAGCCAGCAAATACCACAGTGTTTTATGTAATACAGCATAATCCTGGCAATATTCCAAAATATTACCCGCTGATTGAAAAAGCGGGCAAAAGTGGGGAATTACCTTTTAAATATGCCGCCATGATGCTGGATAGAAAACTAAGCAATGAAGGGAAGGAACAGATTTATGGCACACAAGTTTATTCTCTGCAGATTGTTAACTCCAAAACAGGTAAAAAGGAGTTTTTCCAATATGTTATCCCTATCAAAGATGCTAAAAATGTAAACCAAAGACGTAAGAAGGCAGGTTTCGATACAACAGTTGAAGAGAACACCAGGCGATTTGGTTTTGTTTATAAAGTATATACGCTGGACGAGATCAAGAAAATTACAAAACCATCCAATTAA